The Pectobacterium parmentieri genome segment TCAGGTGCTGGCCTGTGGGCGCGATCGCACGGTGGGGCAGCAGCTTGAAGCGTTGGGTGCGCAGTTTGCCTGCATCGATTTGGTCGAAACCTCGATAGAGCAATTTCGATCGCTGATGGCGGGTTGCAATGTGGTTTGGCACTGTGCGGCGAAATCATCGCCTTGGGGTCAATATGAGGATTTTTATCAGAATAATACTGAAGTGACGGAACGACTGGCTGAGGCTGCCGGACAGTTGGGTATTCCGCGCTTTGTCCATATCTCCACGCCGGCGATTTACTTCGATTATCAGCATCACCTGAATATTGACGAAAGCTACCGCGCGGCGCGTTTTGCCAATCACTATGCGCAGACCAAATTTCTGGCGGAAGAACGGCTCCATGCGCTGACGCCGCGCTATCCGCAAACGACTTATGTGATCCTGCGTCCGCGTGGTCTGTTCGGCCCACATGACCGCGTGATTCTGCCGCGTATTCTGGAACAGATCGCGGTGGGCGGTGGCGTGCTACGGCTCCCGCGCGGCGGCGAGGCGTTGCTGGATCTGACGTTTGTCGGCAACGTAGTAGAAGCGATGGCGCTTGCCAGCCAGCGAACGGGGTTAGTTTCTGGTTCAGCGTACAACATCACCAACCATGAACCTGCGCGGCTTGCAGACATGCTTGAGCAACTGCTGGCGGGGCAACTGGGGATGCGTTATCGCGTCAAAGCGGTGCCGTATCCGCTGCTGCATGCGGTAGCGGGGGGAATGGAGTTGTTCTCGTGGTTTAGCCGGAAAGAGCCGCTGCTGACGCGCTACAGTGCGGGCGCGGTGAATTTCGATATGACGCTCAGCGCGGAAAAAGCGCAGCAAGAGTTGGGCTATCGGCCGCGTTTCTCCCTTCAGCAGGGCATCGAGCTAACGGGTAACTGGTTCAACGCGCACCTTGCACAGAGGGATACTGACCAACATGGCTAATATTTCAACGTTTGAAGTCGGGTACTGCTTGCATCCAGGCTGCATGGCGTTGCGCGGTGCGGGGTGGAAGGTGTGCCGTTTTCCAGCACGGGTCTGGATGCTGGAAAGCCAGGGCAAGCGCTGGCTGTGGGACACCGGTTATGCGCAGCATTTCACCGACGCCACGCGTGCTGGCCTATTTCAACTGTACAGCAGAATGACGCCGGTGCATTTCGAGACGAAAGACGCGTTGGTTCACCAGCTACACGCGCAGGGTATTCAGCCTGCGGACATCGACGGCCTAATTATTTCCCACTTTCACGGCGACCACATCGCAGGGCTGCGGGATTTCCCCACTGTACCGTTCATCTGTTCGGCGCTGGGCTGGCAGCAGACGCGGAATTTGCGTGGTTTCGCGGCGTTGAAGCGGGCATTTGTACCCGCGTTGATCCCTGAACATTTTGAGCAGGTGCTCCAGTTTGTCGAAAACTTCCCGCTTACCGATCTGCCCGCCGAGCTGGCACCGTTTACGCAAGGCTATGTGCTGCCGGGGAGCGATAAAGAGATCGTGCTAGTGCCGCTGCCCGGCCATGCCGCCGGACACCTCGGTGCGTTTGTGTTGACCGAAACTGGCTGGGTGCTGTTGGCAAGCGATGCCGCCTGGTCGCCGCACAGCTATCGTGAAGGTCGTGGGCCGTCGCGGTTGGCGAATCTGGTGATGGACGATCCACAAGCCTATTACCAAACGTTAGACCAGCTACATCAGTTGCATCTGAACGGGCAGGTTGAGATTCGGCTGTGTCACGAGGGCGACTTATGATTCCGCTGATGACGATCTGGCACTATTTACGTGCCAGACGCCTGCGTTTTACTACTCGTCAGGCGCTCGAACGCCATCAGCAGCGACAGCTTTCTCGTTTTGCGCGCCAGGTGCTGGCGCGTAGCCCCCATTTCCGTCCGTACTGCCATCTCCCCATTACCTCCTGGCCGATGATGGATAAAGCCGTGATGATGGCCGAATTCGATCGGATGAATACCGCCGGGCTTAAGCGGGATGAACTGCTTACCTGCGCGCGTCGCAGTGAGGACGATCGCGACTTCACGCCGAGTGTAAACGGGTTCAGCGTCGGGCTGTCGTCCGGCACCTCTGGTCAGCGCGGGTTGTTTGTCGTCAGCCCGCGCGAACAGCAGATTTGGGCCGGAGGTATGCTGGCAAAAATGCTGCCGGACGGTTTACGCGCCGGTGAACGGGTGGCGTTGTTCCTGCGGGCGGATAACAATCTGTATCACAGCGTCGATAACCGCTGGCTCAGCCTGTCGTTTTACGATCTCTTCGCGCCGTTTGCCGAACATTTCTCACGTCTGGCAGCATGGTCGCCGTCGATTATCGTCGCACCCGCGCAGGTGCTGCGCGAGCTGGCGCTGGCGGTACAGCGCGGTGAGCTGCGTCTGTCGGTCAAGAAGGTCATTTCCGTGGCCGAGGTATTGGAGCCGCAGGATAAGCAACTGTTGCAGCAGGTGTTCGGGCAGGTGGGGGAAGTGTATCAGGCAACGGAAGGCTTTCTGGCCTCGACCTGCGAGCACGGCACGCTACACCTCAACGAAGAATTTATTCACATCGAGCCACAGTGGCTGGATGACGAACGCTTTACGCCCGTGATTACCGATTTCACTCGCAGCACGCAGCCGATTGTGCGCTATCGGCTGGACGATGTATTGGTGAAGCAAAAATCGCTCTGCGCGTGTGGCCGGGTGACGATGGCGATAGCCCGTATCGAAGGGCGTAGCGATGACAGTCTACGATTGCCGGATAACCTCGGGGAACCTCAGACCGTCTTTGCGGATTTCTGTAGCCGGGTGATCGCCAATGCGCTGCCGTTGCATGCTGATTATCGGCTGATACAGCAGGGTGACGCGACGCTGCATTTATCCGCTGCGTGTAGCCTGTCGGAGCTGGAAGCCTGTCGGGACAGTTTGTCGCAGCAGTTTGCATTGCAGGGCATTGATGCGTCGCGGCTACGGTGGCGGTTAAGCGCTGGTGAGATCGCGCCAGAATTTACGCAAAAGCGCAGACGTATTACCCGCCTGAAAGAGGAAGCATGATGCGATTTCCTCAAACAACGATGCTATTGCGGCTGAAA includes the following:
- a CDS encoding NAD-dependent epimerase/dehydratase family protein — encoded protein: MKVFVTGATSGLGRNAVEWLLQAGHQVLACGRDRTVGQQLEALGAQFACIDLVETSIEQFRSLMAGCNVVWHCAAKSSPWGQYEDFYQNNTEVTERLAEAAGQLGIPRFVHISTPAIYFDYQHHLNIDESYRAARFANHYAQTKFLAEERLHALTPRYPQTTYVILRPRGLFGPHDRVILPRILEQIAVGGGVLRLPRGGEALLDLTFVGNVVEAMALASQRTGLVSGSAYNITNHEPARLADMLEQLLAGQLGMRYRVKAVPYPLLHAVAGGMELFSWFSRKEPLLTRYSAGAVNFDMTLSAEKAQQELGYRPRFSLQQGIELTGNWFNAHLAQRDTDQHG
- a CDS encoding F390 synthetase-related protein → MIPLMTIWHYLRARRLRFTTRQALERHQQRQLSRFARQVLARSPHFRPYCHLPITSWPMMDKAVMMAEFDRMNTAGLKRDELLTCARRSEDDRDFTPSVNGFSVGLSSGTSGQRGLFVVSPREQQIWAGGMLAKMLPDGLRAGERVALFLRADNNLYHSVDNRWLSLSFYDLFAPFAEHFSRLAAWSPSIIVAPAQVLRELALAVQRGELRLSVKKVISVAEVLEPQDKQLLQQVFGQVGEVYQATEGFLASTCEHGTLHLNEEFIHIEPQWLDDERFTPVITDFTRSTQPIVRYRLDDVLVKQKSLCACGRVTMAIARIEGRSDDSLRLPDNLGEPQTVFADFCSRVIANALPLHADYRLIQQGDATLHLSAACSLSELEACRDSLSQQFALQGIDASRLRWRLSAGEIAPEFTQKRRRITRLKEEA
- a CDS encoding MBL fold metallo-hydrolase, translating into MANISTFEVGYCLHPGCMALRGAGWKVCRFPARVWMLESQGKRWLWDTGYAQHFTDATRAGLFQLYSRMTPVHFETKDALVHQLHAQGIQPADIDGLIISHFHGDHIAGLRDFPTVPFICSALGWQQTRNLRGFAALKRAFVPALIPEHFEQVLQFVENFPLTDLPAELAPFTQGYVLPGSDKEIVLVPLPGHAAGHLGAFVLTETGWVLLASDAAWSPHSYREGRGPSRLANLVMDDPQAYYQTLDQLHQLHLNGQVEIRLCHEGDL